The following proteins are co-located in the Piscirickettsia litoralis genome:
- the waaF gene encoding lipopolysaccharide heptosyltransferase II: protein MQNILVVGPSWVGDMMMAQSLFKVLLQQHPGVNIDVLAPDWTFALLARMPEVREAISAPFAHGQFAFKERIRLGKVLQKKRYDQAIVLPNSWKSALVPWAANIPQRTGWLGEFRYGLLNDARKLDKEKCPLMVQRMVALAYPKGAKILPAMCPNPELIAADKNVEMALAKLKLEPQSRPVLALSPGAEFGPSKKWPTDYFAKVALEKIHAGWQVWLFGSKKDETVAKEVLAKAPECINLVGKTNLEEAVDLLSVAAQVVSNDSGLMHIAASLGKPTVAIYGSTDPGFTPPLGKKVTVLEKELECRPCFKRECPLEHHHCMQYIKPDEVLRALDQLS from the coding sequence GTGCAAAATATCTTAGTTGTAGGTCCCTCCTGGGTGGGGGACATGATGATGGCTCAATCTTTATTTAAAGTCTTATTGCAGCAGCACCCTGGTGTTAATATTGATGTACTGGCCCCGGATTGGACTTTTGCGTTGCTCGCGCGTATGCCAGAGGTGCGAGAGGCTATTTCAGCGCCTTTTGCTCATGGTCAATTTGCCTTTAAAGAACGCATTCGCTTAGGAAAAGTGTTACAAAAAAAGCGTTATGATCAAGCCATTGTGCTGCCTAATTCTTGGAAATCGGCTCTGGTGCCCTGGGCGGCTAACATCCCTCAGCGTACTGGTTGGCTGGGTGAGTTTCGTTATGGTTTGCTCAATGATGCAAGAAAACTGGATAAAGAGAAATGCCCTTTGATGGTTCAGCGTATGGTGGCCTTAGCTTACCCTAAAGGTGCTAAAATATTGCCGGCAATGTGTCCAAACCCTGAACTTATTGCTGCTGATAAAAATGTTGAGATGGCACTGGCAAAGTTGAAATTAGAGCCTCAATCGCGCCCAGTTTTAGCTTTATCGCCTGGTGCTGAATTTGGCCCTTCGAAAAAATGGCCGACGGATTATTTTGCAAAGGTTGCCCTTGAGAAAATCCACGCCGGTTGGCAGGTTTGGTTGTTTGGCTCTAAAAAAGATGAAACCGTAGCAAAAGAGGTGTTAGCAAAAGCGCCAGAATGCATTAATCTTGTCGGCAAGACGAATCTAGAGGAAGCGGTTGACTTATTATCGGTTGCAGCGCAAGTGGTATCGAATGATTCTGGACTGATGCATATTGCCGCAAGCCTTGGCAAACCGACAGTTGCTATTTATGGCTCGACCGACCCTGGTTTTACGCCGCCACTGGGTAAAAAGGTAACGGTGCTAGAAAAAGAGCTAGAGTGTCGACCTTGTTTTAAACGAGAGTGTCCATTAGAGCACCATCATTGTATGCAATATATCAAGCCTGATGAAGTTTTACGGGCGCTAGATCAGCTATCATGA
- the waaC gene encoding lipopolysaccharide heptosyltransferase I, producing the protein MKVLIVKTSSLGDVIHTLPALTDALHKIPNLEVDWLVEEGLAEIPSWHPAVKSVIPVALRRWRKNWRKAWSSGELKTCIQQLKQTPYDKVIDAQGLWKSALLAVWAQGERVGLNQRSAKEKGLSLLYEKTVDVPKGQHAVERVRQLFAKALGYNLSSLELDYGLDSKSSQTLLSNHEEYLVFLHGTAWQTKKWPVSYWRALCQLAACANMKVKLPWGSESEKETALQIAKGYEHVTVLDKMTLAQMRECLQAAKGVVAVDTGLGHLSAALAVPCVSVYGPTNPVLTSTYGKNQRHLHADFHCAPCLSRRCQYDDDQKSPWPPCFATVQPATVWSTLGQLMSGVRP; encoded by the coding sequence ATGAAAGTTCTCATTGTTAAAACATCATCACTCGGGGATGTGATTCACACCTTGCCAGCTTTAACGGATGCTCTGCATAAGATTCCTAACCTTGAAGTTGATTGGTTGGTGGAAGAAGGCTTGGCTGAAATCCCTAGTTGGCACCCAGCGGTTAAAAGTGTTATTCCGGTGGCTTTGCGGCGTTGGCGTAAAAATTGGCGTAAGGCTTGGTCTTCGGGTGAGTTAAAGACGTGTATTCAGCAACTAAAACAAACGCCCTATGATAAGGTCATTGATGCACAAGGCTTATGGAAAAGTGCTTTGCTTGCGGTGTGGGCACAAGGGGAACGAGTAGGCTTAAATCAGCGCAGCGCTAAAGAGAAAGGTTTATCATTATTGTATGAAAAAACCGTGGATGTGCCTAAAGGCCAACATGCAGTTGAGCGAGTTAGGCAATTATTTGCCAAGGCGCTAGGTTATAACTTATCCAGCTTAGAATTAGATTATGGCTTAGATTCAAAGTCTAGTCAGACTCTTTTAAGCAATCATGAAGAGTATCTAGTATTTTTGCATGGCACGGCTTGGCAAACGAAAAAATGGCCGGTGAGTTATTGGCGAGCGCTCTGCCAACTTGCAGCTTGTGCGAATATGAAAGTGAAACTCCCCTGGGGCAGTGAGAGCGAAAAAGAAACAGCTTTGCAAATTGCTAAGGGCTATGAGCATGTTACTGTACTGGACAAAATGACGCTAGCGCAGATGAGGGAGTGTTTACAAGCGGCAAAGGGGGTGGTTGCTGTAGATACGGGACTTGGGCATTTATCTGCGGCATTGGCGGTGCCTTGTGTGTCTGTCTATGGGCCAACAAACCCCGTATTAACATCAACTTATGGGAAGAATCAGCGGCATTTGCATGCTGATTTTCATTGTGCGCCATGTTTGAGTCGACGTTGCCAATACGATGATGATCAAAAGTCACCCTGGCCCCCCTGTTTTGCAACCGTGCAACCTGCCACAGTTTGGAGTACACTAGGCCAATTAATGAGTGGAGTGCGACCTTGA
- a CDS encoding glycosyltransferase family 2 protein, with protein MKVSAYVIAYNEEEKIRDCVQTLLWADEIIVADSGSTDRTAKWAEALGAKVVQVPFNGFGDLRNQAISHCTGDWIFSLDSDERCTAEARDEIVEIVNNAESLDIYLVPRRNIFFRALD; from the coding sequence TTGAAAGTTTCGGCCTATGTCATCGCCTACAATGAAGAAGAGAAGATTAGAGATTGTGTTCAGACTTTACTCTGGGCCGATGAGATTATTGTTGCGGACTCTGGTAGCACGGACAGAACGGCCAAGTGGGCGGAAGCGCTTGGTGCGAAGGTCGTACAAGTGCCCTTTAATGGTTTTGGTGATTTGCGTAATCAGGCCATCTCACACTGTACGGGGGATTGGATCTTTAGCCTAGATTCAGATGAACGTTGCACTGCTGAAGCTCGCGATGAAATTGTTGAGATTGTTAATAATGCTGAAAGTTTGGATATTTATCTAGTGCCTAGGCGCAACATTTTTTTTAGGGCGCTGGATTAA
- a CDS encoding glycosyltransferase family protein, giving the protein MSYDLKPVHEGYISHSDKEIGELKSSIWQIPFKNLDEVVHKANRYSTLGVDKLIERGKQGSFAKALFHGFWSFLKHYVLKRGFLDGWPGFIIALGNFEGTFYRHAKLTERQAGWQLPKSEKVMKKD; this is encoded by the coding sequence ATGAGTTATGATTTAAAGCCAGTTCATGAAGGGTATATCTCTCATAGTGACAAAGAGATTGGTGAACTAAAATCTTCTATCTGGCAAATTCCCTTTAAAAACTTAGATGAAGTCGTACATAAGGCCAATCGTTATTCGACCTTGGGGGTGGATAAACTGATTGAGCGCGGTAAACAAGGCTCTTTTGCCAAGGCGCTATTTCATGGTTTTTGGTCGTTTTTAAAGCATTATGTATTAAAACGTGGTTTTTTAGATGGTTGGCCAGGGTTTATTATCGCTTTAGGCAATTTTGAAGGGACGTTTTATCGCCATGCTAAGCTCACTGAGCGTCAAGCGGGGTGGCAGTTACCTAAAAGCGAAAAGGTAATGAAAAAAGACTAA
- a CDS encoding glycosyltransferase family 2 protein: MDISIVLATYNWPQALERVVKSFLSQQTQASFEVVIADDGSKDDTKHLIDQVKSTSHIPIQHIWQEDQGFQLAKIRNKAVVAAKGEYIIFVDGDCIVPSYFIQRHYELAKTGFFVGGNRILLSENFTQVVLEQKINLADKSLLYWFVKRLSGHCNRLLPLVKRALGSWRESRQKWQGVRGCNIAAWKMDIIAVNGFDESFTGWGYEDSDFIIRLLRAGIKRLDGRYYAPLFHLWHQENSRGQEQENLSRLQQVIDGTHTQAHVGINQYLT; the protein is encoded by the coding sequence ATGGATATTTCTATTGTCTTAGCGACCTATAATTGGCCACAAGCCTTAGAGCGTGTTGTGAAAAGTTTTTTATCACAACAGACGCAGGCCAGTTTTGAAGTGGTCATCGCCGATGATGGTTCAAAAGATGATACTAAACATTTAATTGATCAAGTTAAATCAACGAGTCATATTCCGATTCAGCATATTTGGCAAGAAGATCAAGGCTTTCAACTTGCTAAAATCCGTAATAAAGCAGTTGTAGCGGCAAAGGGTGAGTATATTATTTTTGTCGATGGCGATTGTATTGTGCCGAGTTATTTTATTCAACGCCATTATGAGCTTGCAAAAACTGGCTTTTTTGTCGGTGGTAATCGTATATTGCTCAGTGAAAATTTCACTCAGGTAGTATTAGAACAAAAAATAAATTTAGCTGACAAGAGTTTACTTTATTGGTTTGTTAAGCGTTTATCAGGGCACTGTAATCGCTTATTGCCTCTGGTTAAAAGAGCATTAGGTTCTTGGCGTGAAAGTAGGCAAAAATGGCAAGGGGTACGGGGTTGTAATATCGCCGCTTGGAAAATGGATATTATTGCTGTCAATGGTTTTGATGAAAGTTTTACCGGCTGGGGTTATGAAGATTCGGATTTTATCATTCGCTTATTACGGGCAGGAATAAAACGTTTGGATGGGCGTTATTATGCGCCGTTATTTCATCTTTGGCATCAAGAGAATAGCAGGGGCCAAGAGCAAGAGAATTTATCACGTTTGCAGCAAGTGATTGATGGCACACATACTCAGGCCCATGTGGGCATAAATCAGTATTTAACGTAG
- the rfaD gene encoding ADP-glyceromanno-heptose 6-epimerase — MIIVTGGAGFIGSNLIKQLNEQGHREILVVDDLSDGKKFVNLADCDILDYLDKDQFIEKIKANDDFSDYVKAVFHQGACSKTTEWDGRYMMNNNYEYSKQLLHYCMARGIAFIYASSAAVYGGSDTFKEVREFEKPLNVYGYSKWQFDQYIRQCALSASSQVVGLRYFNVYGPREQHKGSMASVAYHLNNQMHESGKIKLFAGSGGYEDGEQRRDFIYVGDVVKVNLWLLENPDVSGIFNLGTGSSQSFNDVARAVMEWHGQGELSYVPFPEHLKGAYQSFTEADMHDLRHAGFDERFLTVEEGVKLYLDWLHSR, encoded by the coding sequence ATGATTATTGTCACCGGTGGTGCAGGGTTTATTGGTAGTAATTTAATCAAGCAGTTAAATGAGCAAGGACATCGCGAGATTTTAGTGGTCGATGATTTATCCGATGGCAAAAAATTCGTGAATTTAGCCGATTGCGATATTTTAGATTACCTGGATAAAGATCAGTTTATCGAAAAAATTAAAGCTAATGATGATTTTTCTGACTACGTTAAAGCGGTATTTCACCAAGGGGCATGTTCTAAAACGACGGAGTGGGATGGCCGTTATATGATGAACAATAACTATGAGTATTCAAAACAGTTATTGCATTATTGTATGGCCCGTGGAATTGCCTTTATTTATGCATCCAGTGCTGCTGTGTATGGTGGTAGTGATACTTTTAAAGAGGTGCGTGAATTTGAAAAGCCGTTAAATGTGTATGGTTATTCTAAGTGGCAATTTGATCAATATATCCGTCAATGCGCTCTATCAGCTTCGAGTCAGGTGGTAGGTTTGCGTTATTTCAATGTCTATGGTCCTCGTGAACAGCATAAAGGTTCAATGGCGAGTGTGGCTTATCACCTGAATAATCAAATGCATGAAAGTGGCAAAATTAAACTGTTTGCAGGCTCTGGCGGTTATGAAGATGGTGAGCAGCGCCGCGATTTTATTTATGTTGGCGATGTTGTCAAAGTAAATCTATGGCTGTTAGAAAACCCTGATGTCTCTGGAATCTTTAATTTAGGCACTGGCTCAAGCCAGAGTTTTAACGATGTCGCTCGTGCGGTGATGGAGTGGCATGGCCAGGGTGAGTTAAGTTATGTGCCTTTCCCAGAGCATTTAAAGGGGGCGTATCAAAGTTTTACTGAGGCGGATATGCATGATCTACGTCATGCCGGGTTTGATGAGCGCTTTTTAACGGTTGAAGAAGGCGTAAAACTTTATTTAGATTGGTTACATTCGAGATAA
- a CDS encoding 3-deoxy-D-manno-octulosonic acid transferase has translation MIRRFYTCCFYLLLPVIFLRLWWKSRKLPAYRSRWLERLGWAKVPKEYQHGLWIHAASVGEVVAASMLVKTLREQGDKRPIVMTTMTPTGSEQVQRSLADQQVYHVFVPYDLPCAVRRFLDFVRPKILILIETEVWPNLLAEAKKI, from the coding sequence ATGATACGTCGATTTTATACTTGCTGTTTTTACTTATTATTGCCTGTTATTTTTTTGCGTCTATGGTGGAAAAGTCGGAAGTTACCGGCTTATCGAAGCCGCTGGTTAGAGCGTTTAGGCTGGGCGAAGGTTCCTAAAGAATATCAACATGGCTTGTGGATCCATGCGGCGTCTGTCGGTGAGGTGGTTGCTGCGAGCATGCTGGTCAAAACCTTACGTGAACAAGGGGATAAGCGGCCGATTGTGATGACAACGATGACGCCGACAGGCTCTGAGCAAGTTCAACGCAGTTTGGCCGATCAACAGGTTTATCATGTTTTTGTGCCTTATGACTTACCCTGTGCGGTGCGTCGATTCCTTGATTTTGTCCGGCCTAAAATTTTAATTTTAATTGAAACAGAAGTCTGGCCGAACTTGCTGGCTGAAGCGAAAAAAATATGA
- a CDS encoding 3-deoxy-D-manno-octulosonic acid transferase — translation MLANARLSARSAAGYQRFKGFSSWMMQQFDLVLPQTDADAERFIKLGVDKEQVKICGNVKYDLSWPEGLAAKAKVIREALGTARPVVTVASTHKGEEELVLTVFEKIWQKLDVILVLVPRHPNRFAEVKKLCEKTDRKFSCRSDNDASLNQEIQLYLGDSMGEMGLYYQLADIAVVAGSFQPIGGHNMLEPASLGKAVITGPHVFNFTQVAQLLLDANAAIKVEEMSDSLAESIIDLLTDSEKCLAMGKCGREVVKKHQGASQRTLDEVRRVMKCRQ, via the coding sequence GTGCTCGCCAATGCTCGATTATCTGCACGCTCTGCTGCAGGCTATCAGCGTTTTAAAGGCTTTAGTTCGTGGATGATGCAACAATTTGATTTGGTTTTGCCTCAAACTGATGCAGATGCTGAGCGCTTTATTAAATTAGGTGTAGATAAAGAGCAGGTTAAAATCTGTGGTAATGTTAAATATGATTTGTCTTGGCCAGAAGGTTTAGCTGCTAAAGCAAAAGTGATTCGCGAAGCTTTAGGCACAGCGCGGCCGGTTGTAACGGTGGCAAGCACTCATAAAGGTGAAGAAGAGCTTGTTTTAACGGTGTTTGAAAAAATTTGGCAGAAATTAGATGTGATTCTAGTTTTAGTACCGCGCCACCCCAATCGTTTTGCAGAAGTGAAAAAGCTTTGTGAGAAAACAGACCGGAAATTTTCTTGCCGCAGTGATAATGATGCCTCTCTTAATCAAGAAATTCAGCTCTATTTGGGCGACTCGATGGGGGAGATGGGGCTTTATTATCAGCTTGCAGATATTGCCGTGGTTGCAGGAAGTTTTCAGCCGATTGGCGGGCATAATATGCTAGAACCGGCGTCGCTCGGCAAAGCGGTGATTACCGGGCCACATGTCTTTAACTTTACTCAAGTGGCTCAATTATTGCTTGATGCGAATGCGGCGATAAAAGTCGAAGAAATGAGTGATAGTTTAGCTGAGAGCATTATTGATCTATTGACTGACTCTGAAAAATGCTTGGCTATGGGCAAGTGTGGCCGAGAAGTGGTTAAAAAGCACCAAGGGGCGAGTCAGCGGACTTTAGATGAAGTACGTCGAGTGATGAAGTGTCGGCAGTAA
- a CDS encoding glycoside hydrolase family 3 protein, translated as MSFTIKCILPISLLSCCSYSLAFLPYSHYASEANKVIAAVCPTPNNSISSAHCIDFLIGQSMLASSGLVDGMPKSKILQYKIGGFFVGGNNAPKEAIQKDAKAIHTNLNPLTDTNILKHYSTLSNWRSLSQFLNQPVIVKNKSGQEYKIFPLLGTDAVHGNQHILGSVLFPQNIALGATHDPSLIREIGRYTSEDVKKSGVNWAFAPTLAIAHNLNWGRSYESFSSDPSIVKALAKSYILGMQYPRYKTTQNNITGILATAKHYIGDGNTEHGQDEGHVKLNKQNVSTFYKENIPGYIGAIDGANVGSVMVSYSSITGVGSNSGRYVPMTVNTTYLRHGLLDGENPNQLKFSGLVVSDDIATDRAANQGWPTQSPKANPFQHNKNSDERYQHALLHAENAGIDMFMMDTFSSYKTIDQFKTDFSKLLKSNHPSTQSLDINALKDHVKRILEIKLAMGLIQGIHISVKNNHYKKPLSLKGQNNQAAAVIAQKAALESFVLLKNNHRIQPINQHNYQYIILLGNHEHLPQIEGGETVYDYNNIGMQNGGWTIRWQGYLGNTFWRGQNKKESYATSLLDGMIKNLNSQQKLAIVVDKLKDKQLFPSKLSPSLVVLTLNELQGYINQYQLTGANTLAIGSLGEYPYAEYMGDVCNNNPLYKNSAGSMQNPYLAAREKSNLKLGYDKSALQAIKQLKNSHIPLLSVVYSGRPVTLQQKGWGNSPWLLSDAIIAAWLPGTSGGAAMADYLYNGKDTAVTALGKTNTLSFAWDHPKLARGTGLNF; from the coding sequence GTGAGCTTTACGATCAAATGCATTTTGCCTATTTCTTTATTAAGCTGCTGTAGTTATTCTTTGGCTTTTTTACCTTATTCTCACTACGCAAGTGAGGCAAACAAGGTTATCGCTGCCGTTTGCCCCACTCCTAATAACAGCATCTCTAGTGCTCACTGTATTGACTTTTTAATTGGTCAATCTATGTTGGCTTCCAGCGGACTGGTCGATGGAATGCCTAAGAGTAAAATCCTACAGTACAAAATTGGCGGTTTTTTCGTTGGAGGGAACAATGCCCCTAAAGAAGCTATTCAAAAAGATGCAAAGGCGATTCACACTAATCTCAACCCTTTAACAGATACTAACATATTAAAACATTACTCTACATTGAGTAACTGGAGAAGTTTGTCTCAATTTTTAAATCAACCTGTTATTGTTAAAAATAAATCAGGTCAGGAATATAAGATATTTCCATTATTAGGAACAGATGCTGTACATGGAAATCAGCATATTTTAGGTTCAGTATTGTTCCCTCAAAATATTGCTTTAGGAGCCACACATGATCCTTCACTCATCAGGGAAATAGGTCGTTATACTAGTGAAGACGTAAAAAAAAGCGGGGTTAATTGGGCCTTTGCTCCAACACTTGCAATTGCACATAATTTGAACTGGGGTCGTAGTTATGAATCATTCAGCTCAGATCCAAGTATAGTGAAAGCACTTGCTAAAAGTTATATTCTAGGTATGCAATATCCAAGATATAAAACAACACAAAATAATATAACTGGAATCCTTGCAACAGCAAAGCATTATATTGGTGATGGAAATACAGAACATGGGCAAGATGAAGGCCATGTTAAATTAAACAAACAAAACGTGAGCACCTTTTATAAGGAAAATATCCCTGGATATATTGGCGCTATAGATGGAGCTAATGTGGGTTCTGTCATGGTGTCTTATAGCTCAATTACTGGTGTTGGCTCTAATTCTGGGCGTTATGTTCCGATGACAGTCAATACAACGTATTTAAGACATGGCCTACTTGATGGTGAAAACCCAAATCAGTTAAAATTCTCTGGGTTGGTGGTTTCTGATGATATTGCAACTGACCGTGCAGCAAATCAAGGTTGGCCAACGCAAAGTCCTAAGGCAAACCCGTTTCAACACAATAAAAACTCAGATGAACGCTATCAACACGCATTATTACACGCTGAAAATGCGGGCATTGATATGTTTATGATGGACACATTCTCATCTTACAAGACTATTGATCAATTTAAAACTGATTTTAGCAAGCTGTTAAAGTCTAATCACCCCTCCACTCAATCACTAGATATTAATGCGCTTAAAGACCATGTTAAACGAATTTTAGAAATTAAATTAGCTATGGGCCTAATTCAAGGAATTCATATTAGCGTCAAAAATAATCATTATAAAAAGCCTTTATCTTTAAAAGGTCAAAATAATCAGGCAGCAGCTGTAATTGCTCAAAAAGCAGCGCTGGAGTCCTTTGTTTTGCTAAAAAACAACCATCGCATTCAACCGATTAATCAGCATAATTATCAATATATTATTTTATTAGGCAATCATGAGCATCTGCCTCAAATTGAAGGCGGGGAAACTGTTTATGATTACAATAACATAGGTATGCAAAATGGGGGTTGGACTATACGCTGGCAAGGTTACCTTGGGAATACATTTTGGAGAGGACAAAATAAAAAAGAGTCATATGCAACATCTTTGTTAGACGGCATGATTAAAAATCTTAACAGCCAACAGAAATTGGCCATTGTTGTTGACAAGCTGAAAGATAAACAACTATTCCCATCAAAGCTATCCCCTTCTCTCGTTGTGCTAACACTAAACGAACTACAAGGTTATATTAATCAGTATCAATTGACGGGTGCTAATACCTTAGCAATCGGATCGCTAGGTGAATACCCTTATGCTGAGTATATGGGAGATGTTTGCAATAATAACCCACTCTATAAAAATTCGGCAGGTTCAATGCAAAACCCTTATTTAGCTGCGAGAGAAAAATCAAACTTAAAACTAGGCTATGATAAAAGTGCTCTACAAGCAATTAAGCAACTTAAAAACAGTCATATTCCACTATTAAGTGTTGTTTATTCTGGACGCCCCGTGACTTTACAGCAAAAAGGTTGGGGCAATTCCCCTTGGCTGCTTAGTGATGCCATCATTGCTGCATGGCTACCAGGGACTAGTGGTGGTGCAGCCATGGCAGACTATTTATATAACGGCAAAGACACGGCAGTAACTGCACTTGGTAAAACAAATACCTTATCCTTTGCATGGGATCACCCTAAACTAGCGAGAGGCACAGGTTTAAATTTTTGA